ACCGGTCGAGGCCGGGAGCGACGATCAAGTCGGTCGCCGCTGATCTCGGGGTGAACACCGAGACGCTGCGGAACTGGATCCGGGCCGCCGACGGCCGCCGACCTGGCGCCCACTCCGCACCGCCGGCCACTTCGCAGGCCGTCGACGACGGCGTCCAGGCGGAGCTGGCCGCCGCCCGCAAGAGGATCCGCGAGCTCGAGGAAGAACGGGATATTCTCCGCAAGGCGGCCCGGTAACGACGGAGACGCGCTGGTGAACCGCTACCAGTTCGGCCGCGTCCCCGAGCTGCCACTGAACGCGGCTCATCGTCTCGACCCAGTCCCGCCCCAGCTTGACCAGCTCGTCGTAGCGCTG
Above is a window of Streptomyces subrutilus DNA encoding:
- a CDS encoding transposase, producing the protein MKHYPAEFKADAVALYRSRPGATIKSVAADLGVNTETLRNWIRAADGRRPGAHSAPPATSQAVDDGVQAELAAARKRIRELEEERDILRKAAR